The Nyctibius grandis isolate bNycGra1 chromosome 20, bNycGra1.pri, whole genome shotgun sequence DNA window CACCAAGCCTCATGAGTTTCCTGAGCTGCAAAGTGTCCGGTTAGCACTGGGGCCAAGCTGGCCTCTCCCTTCGCCGCAGGACAGGGCCATGTTGCCCACAGCCCACCTGAACACACAGCGCTCCGCAGCTCCCCTGCGCCTGGGCCGAGCCCGGCAAGCCCGAGGAGAGGCGCGCTGGGCGGGGGTCCGCACCAGGAGGGATCCCCCCAGAACCCCCAGCCCGGCCAGGGCAGACCCCGATGGCTGAGCCCCGGCACGGAGgtctggggcggggggagcaccGCGCCGCGCcctcggccccggccccgccgccggcttCAGCACCATGGCCAGAGCCCGCGGCGCCGCTGCGGGACGGGGCGCGGGGGACGCTCCGCGCATCTCTCCGCGCACCGCGCACCCACCACCCTCAACCCCTCCCCACACCGGTGGGTCTCCCCCACCTCTGACCGCTCCACGGCTCCCGGGGAGCAGTACGGAAGGGGTAAGGAGGGGGATGCTCCCCCGTTCCGTcggtggggcagagggggcagCCGCCCCCGGGATCCCGTACCCGGTCAGGTTTCACTCTCGCCTCTTTTGTTGTGGTGCGGGAGGGGGGGGTGCTgagttggggaggggagggtgttTGTGCGTGCGTCTTTGTTTCCAGTAACCAAATTTCTTTTGTTCTACAAATTGCCTCAATAGCGTCTCTTTGCCGCGGGCAAACGGGCTCAGCTGAGAACAATTAGCATCACAATGGGCTTTTGGCCTCGCGGGCCGCTTTGTCTAGCGACTGCCGCCCCGCTGGGGCAGCGCGGCCAGGGGAGGCGGCCCGGCCGTAAATCTACCGGCTACAAATTGAGTCTATGGGAGGAGAGGGCCGGGAAGGGCTCGCGGCATTCATGtggcttctcttctcctcttgcCGTGGCGTGGGAGGTGTTGCTTTGCCCACCTCCTGCGTTTTTAACcgcccccctccagccccccgctcagggctgcaggggctgaCTGCGGCCGCTGCCCCCCgagccccgctcctgcccggGCTAAACCCTTCGCGGGGAGGATGAGGTCGGCCTCGGGCAACGCTGCCCCGAGGACCCTCACCGCCCCGGGAGCTTGAGCGCTGTGCCCCGGGGACATCCCCAAAATAGCCCCAAGGCCGAGCCGAGCGCTGAAAAACCGCCTGCGTAGGGAGGGCTGCAGCCGGGCGCACCTTGCCGGGACGCGGGGGGCCGagcggggctgctgcccggAGGGACGGGGTGTCACCCGGGCCGGCCGCAGCCCTGCGGGGAAAGGGCGTCTGCAAAGAGAGATCGGTTTTAAATGCGGCCGTGGGCCCCGACGGGCACATACCGGCGTGCGCACAGGCGCAGGATCCCGCTGCGCCGCTCTCTATCGCCGCTCCTCCCCGCGCAGGGAGTGCACCCGCGCCGGGGACACCATCCCCGCACCGGGCACACCGCCCGGGGCTCCACGCAAGTCCCCGCAGCGCCGGCGCTGCCCTCCCTGGGCTGCGCGCGATTTTGAAACCCCCGGAGAGCCCTCggtggaaaaaacccacagtgtTGCACAGGTCTGACCGCGACACTCtttattctcctcctcctcttcttcttcccaaAACCCAAAATACAGCTGCGGCTCCCCTCGCCGGTACAAACAGCCGGACCACTGCTGCCAAGAATACTcttatatacaaaatatatatttgttacGAAATATAATCAATAAATACCGATAGCgacaaattaatataatttaccGTTTCCGAGTACAAAACCGTGATTTGTTTTTGTCCGCCCGCTCCCGCTGCGCTTCAGCCaagcgggacggggcgggggggagcggggcgcccgccgcccccccggcgCGCAGCGCGGGGACCCCGACCCCTCCGCTCCACCGGCCGTTTGAAGGCCAAAAGCGGGGGGCAAGCAGCCGGGCGGCGGGCTCAGAGGAAGGCGGGgaaggcggcggggccgcggcgcagggcggcgggcggcggggcagcggggcagggcgAGTCCCAGGGCCcgggggaggcggcggtggcggcggcggcggggggcggcggcggggggggctcGGGCAGGCCCTGCTCGGCCAGGCGGAGGCTCTGGGTGAGCGCCCAGATGTAGTTGTGGGCGAAGCGGAGCGTCTCGATCTTGGTGAGCTTGGCGTCGTCGGGGAAGGTGGGCAGGACGCTGCGGAGCGCGTCCAGGGCGGAGTTGAGGTGGTGCATGCGGTTCCTCTCCCGGTCGTTGGCCTTCATGCGCCGGCTCCTCTTCTGCTTGCTGAGCAGCCCCTCGCTCCGCGCCttgccgcggccccgccgcgccttCCCCTTCCTGcgggccgccgcctcccgcggcGCCAGGGCGGTGCGGGACGGCGAGGAGCCCCGGCTgcccgcggagccgccgccggccgcggAGGGGGTGTCCTCGGCGCCGCCGAAATAGGGCTGCCCTTCGCCCGGCGAGCGGTCGCTCTGCGGGGCCATCCTGCAAAGCCAAGCCCGCGTtaggcggcggggagcggcgcgggggCCGGCCCGGGGGAGCCCTCTCCCCCGCCGCTCTACCTGCTGAGCCCCGGCGAGGCTGCGGGGCAGGCGGGCGGCTCTGGCTCCgcgccccccgccgctcccccctccccgctttCCCTCGAGTGCGGGCAGGAAGGGTTGCGCGGCCGGCACACGACTGCCGTTAAAGCCCCTATATATATAGGGCCGGCAGACAATGGGGATTTCCCGGCCGGGCGGCGTGtgcgccccccccgcccccccttGGCACGCTTTTATCTTATCAGCCCGGCGGGAGCgtgccgggcccggccccgcccgcccccccggccccgccacgCGAGACCCCGCCGGCTCCCACGCcgcaccgggaccccccgcccccgcccgccccctctctccccggcccggcccccgccggccCTCCCCCGGGACGGGACCCCCGGGCCGAGCCGGGGGAGCTGCACTTCGGCCGCGGCGGCCGCGCACGCCGGGGCTCCGCGGGGGGCTGCGACGGGGGTCGGCACGGGCGGCCCCGAAGGCCCCGGCGGTGACGGGGGGGCCCTGAGGACCCGGCTGCGCATAAgcggggcagcgccggcccccgcgccccggggTGCCCGGGGACGCACCGTCGGGCCAGGCGGGGACCCCCCGGTGCCAGCCCTGGGGGATCCCCCCGACCCCGCTCCAGCTCCGCTCCCCTTGGCAGAGCCACAACCacctcccgccgccccggcgcTGCGGGGCTCTCCCGGAACCCCCCCCCTCCGCCTCTGGGGGGGAGCGAGGAGACCCCGCCACCTCCCTCGGCCCCTTTCCTCGCCCTCGCAGCGCCGGGgacggccccgcgccccccggtCAACCGACTGGCGAGATGAGGGCGCTGCCCTGCGGACGGCGAGCGCCGGCACCgggagggggggacacaccGTTCTCCTGCCTCCCGCTCTGTGTCTTTGCTCCCCCCGGGGAAACGGGGGCTGGGtcctgggaggggaagggcccctccgcagccccccgccacccccgccccgccagcCCGGCGCTGGGCCCGGGGAGGACGGCTCCGCCGCCGGGGCTCGGTGCGCAAAACGTGCCGGGGACTTTTGCGCACCGGCTGCAGCGGGTGGCGGGGACCGGCCCGGTCCCGGGGCCCCTTTCCTCAGCGGAGGGCGGGGAGCCgggggcggtggggccgggccCCCCTTGCACGGCGCGGCGCCCccgggggtgcgggcagggccGCCGGGAGGGCgcagccccggcggggcgggagccCCCCGCTCCTTCACCAAAGCGGCGCAGCGGATCCCGGCCGGGGATACCGGTGCCGGGAGCGCTCGGACCGGCCCGCCCGACCCGCGGCGGGCCAGGGGGCAGctcccgcggcccggcccggtccccagccccgggggcggccgcggtcggggcggtgcggggcggtgcggggcggtGCGCGCTGCCTCTCCAggagcgcggcgcggcgggcgggcagccgcgctcccccgcggcggcggcgctcggagggcgggggagcggggccgagGGGGGCCGGCCACGGCGGCGGCTCGGGTGCCCCTTCTCGAGGGGCGGCTcggagggcaggggaggatgAATAGGAAGGGCCCGgcggggcttttttttttttgttgctgtttttttttgtgcctgtgCAATtggatgacaaaaaaaatctggcaaGCGAGTTTCCAAGCCTCAGACTGCCCACTTCAAACGTCCTTCAAACAaaagctgaagaggaaaagaaagcccCACCTGGTACCGCTGtttgctaaaataataataaatagatttcgtttaataaataattacaaGAGATTGTAAAGTGGAGTGCTTTGGGAAGCATTAatcatggggctgggggcagacATCACCTGCTGGCAAACAAGACAACGTTATTGTTACATCACCTTCCCACCGCCGCTTTCCGATAACTCCCTCCCGTCCCCACAAAGCCCGGCCGGGTATGTTTACTCATAGTTAGCATAACAAGCACCATATATACCACAAAcgtgataaaataaaaatctccgGGGGCACCGCGGCGGGCTCCCGCTCACACCTGGCCGGGCGGCCCCGGCACGGAGCTGGCACCCAACGGCCCTTCCAGGAGGGGCCCTTCTGCCGTTTACATTGGCCTAGTTCGTGCTGCTTTATAACAGGTTTACTGCAAGCCCTATCTCCCGGCCCtatttgtcttattttattgaaaacataTGGTAAccagcccagccccggcgcATCTCTCGCCTGCCAGGCGTCGGGGCCGTTTTGCGAGCCGGGCTCGGCCGCAGCCCGCCTGCCCGCCGGGGGCTGTTTGCTCGGGAGAAGGGAGGGCAGCTAAAGCCGGGCCCGCTCCCGACCCCTCTCCCCCAGGACCGGGGGGGCACCGGCCACTCCGCGccctccgcccgccccgggggccGCCGGTGCGCGCCCGCGCCTCCTccccgcggggccgcggcggcagCGAGTGGCGCACGGCGGGGGTAcctgcggcggggccgccccttccctccttcccccgctcccccccagCCGGGGCTGCTCAGGAGGTACCGTGATTTGCCGTGCCATATGTCGAGCGGCTCGGCGGAGCGCAGCCCTTCAGAGCGGGAGCAGCTGCTGGCCCCGGCCCTACCTACCCGGCGTATAATACCTGGGAGCCTCGGCCCCGCGTCCCCCTCTTTTGAGAGGGCAAGAGCGGCTGGGCCGGCTCCGCGCCTCTGTTTTGTGACTTTATTGTGGCGCCCAACAGATGCACggctgcccctcctgcccctcgcCCCGGTGCGAGCGCGCTGCTCGGGACACAAGGAGCACAGATGCCAGGCGCAAGGTGCACCAGATGCCCCCCTTTGTGAATCCAAACAatatttctcccttcctccccctcccctctccttttccgacaagagggagaggagaaggggcgcaaaaaggaaaatattttttttttaaataggagaagaaaggagagccGGGAGCGCGTCCCCTTGGAGCCGCCCGACGGGGCGCACGGCCGGGCGCagcgccgcggccccgggcaGGGAAAGCGCAGCGCCGCGGGGACACCCCGCCGTGGGGACACCCCGCTGCGGGAGcaccccgccgcggccccgggggaaggtggccggggctgcccgccgGGGCGAAAGGAGCCTCCCCGGGAAATCATTAATTACTCGGCGAGCGCTGAGCAAGCggccccccggggccgggaAAGGGCAGAGCggcaaagggaaaagggaaaagggaaaaggacgGTAGAGCCCATCTCGGCACCGTAAATCTTCCCACCTTTTGTGCCCGGGGTCTGGCACAAGAGGAAGAGTCCAGAGCAACGGGCGCACGCACCGAGGGCTTGGCTAGCAACAGGTCTCTCCGGtctgggccagggctgctggaaAGGATGTCCCCCCCCTGTGTCCCTCCCTGCGAAGGCACAGTGAGCTCTACTCAAGGCAGACGAGGTTGTGCAAGGAGTAACATCTCCCTGAGGCTGGAGCCCTTCCTACCATGGACAGCACTAGCACCAATCCCACCAGCTGCCAACACCGATCCCTCCAAACCCACCCGGCAGCCCTCGCCccctctgtgctgcagaaatCTGCCTCCAAAGTCTGAGCCATGCCCGAGCTGACGGATTTTTCCTCCAGCCCCACCGGGAGCCGGGCTCTGTACCTCACCCAGTCCGACTTACAAGGGCTGGGGGCTGAGGCTACTCAGGTGCAGGAATAACCCGACAGAGCCCTGTGGTGAGGGATGCTGTCACTGCACCAGAAGAGGAGAAGCCCTGATGGTGCATGGGGAAATAAAACTCAGGAGTTTCCAGTGTGCAACCCTGCTCTACAATAAACCTCTCTCCATGTTTGTGCCCTTAAAGCACAGCCTGACAGGAGATGGCTTCGTAAGGCTGCAAGAGCAGACAGCTCTTCTGACACTGAAACGTATTTTGGGTTAGAATGCAACAATCTTGAGCATAGCAAAAACCTGGATTATCTCTGGataggagagaagaaaggaaaggaaaggcaggGAACAAACACCAAGTACAAAAGGGCCGGTCAGATACTGGGCTGTGATGCCTACAGGTGGCTGCTGTGAAACCTGTTACCTTATTCACCCCACCATGCGAGTATCTGCCCAGGGAAGGAAAGATGGTCCTCACCTCTCTGGGAGCCGGTCACCTCCCACCATTCCCAGTTCTGCCAGGCTTGTTCCCCTCTCCGCTTGTGGCAAGTGGTTCCTTGCCCCAGTTTGTTTCACCTGCCACAAAGAGGGTTTCTGCTCTACCCTGATGACAgcctgggcaggcagggtgggTTACACATCCAGCACACTCTCTCATTCAAGTTTTCCAAGTGCTTTAAGCTTTACAGCAAGTTTCTGGCAAGATCTCGCAGAAGCCACCACCACCGCAACATTCCTCTGATGATTGAATGAAACTTGTGTAACTGCCTGGATGG harbors:
- the NEUROG3 gene encoding neurogenin-3 — its product is MAPQSDRSPGEGQPYFGGAEDTPSAAGGGSAGSRGSSPSRTALAPREAAARRKGKARRGRGKARSEGLLSKQKRSRRMKANDRERNRMHHLNSALDALRSVLPTFPDDAKLTKIETLRFAHNYIWALTQSLRLAEQGLPEPPPPPPPAAAATAASPGPWDSPCPAAPPPAALRRGPAAFPAFL